DNA sequence from the Chitinophaga flava genome:
ACAGAAAGCTGTCGAAGGGCGACAGGATAGCACCACAGGCATTTTGATAAAATTTGATCTCCTCTCCCAGCTGAGGCGTTTTAGACACTACCACTCCTGCAATCAGATCGCTATGGCCGCCCAGGTATTTGGTAGCACTGTGTACTACCAGATCAGCGCCGAGTAGTAATGGTTGTTGCAATACCGGTGAAGCGAAGGTATTGTCTACACAGAAAAGACAGTTATGTGTTTTAGCGATGAAGCCGATAGCAGCGATATCAGAGATCTTCAGTGTAGGATTGGTAGGTGTTTCCAGCCATATCAGGCGGGTGGCAGGTGTGATGGCGTTAAAGACAGCCTGCGTATCGGCTGTATCTACATATTTTACACGGATACCGAATTTCTCATATACTTTATTAAACAGGCGGAAAGCGCCACCGTAGATATCATCTACGGCTACAATTTCATCGCCGGATTTCAGCAGTTTGATGACTGCATCGATAGCGGCGAGGCCGCTGGAGAAAGCCGAGGCGGCTGCCCCTCCTTCCAGACCTGCAATAATTTTTTCTGCTGTTTCCCGGGTAGGGTTGTTGGTGCGGGCGTAGTCGTAACCTTTGTTGACACCTGGTGCATCCTGCACGAAGGTAGAAGTTTGGTAGATAGGCACTGCAATAGCGCCGGTTTGCGGGTCTACGGGAATAGAATGGATCAGTTCAGTGATGGTGCTCATCTTTGTTTGTTTTTTAGTTTGATGAAATAATGAAAAACAAGTTCTGAAGAAGCGCCTATCAGGAGTGGGGAGAGCGGGAGCAG
Encoded proteins:
- a CDS encoding trans-sulfuration enzyme family protein, giving the protein MSTITELIHSIPVDPQTGAIAVPIYQTSTFVQDAPGVNKGYDYARTNNPTRETAEKIIAGLEGGAAASAFSSGLAAIDAVIKLLKSGDEIVAVDDIYGGAFRLFNKVYEKFGIRVKYVDTADTQAVFNAITPATRLIWLETPTNPTLKISDIAAIGFIAKTHNCLFCVDNTFASPVLQQPLLLGADLVVHSATKYLGGHSDLIAGVVVSKTPQLGEEIKFYQNACGAILSPFDSFLLIRGIETLHLRIKQHCSNAQTIAEYLEQHPAVDKVFYPGLPSHPGHALAKQQSKGFGGIISFTLKDDRAAAATAFVTATHYFKLAESLGGIKSLLCHPAEMTHKSIPAEKRRAAGVSDSLIRLSVGLEEATDLLADLEQVFKKLPQPALEESALPA